In bacterium, the genomic stretch TTCGCATTTGGGACAGCGGTAGGTCACGCGTTTCCATCGCTGTATTCTCCTTTCACGATTGTCCAGTAGCCATCGAGCGAAAGGAACAGTACGAGGATCCTCCGATTGCTTCCAGCACGGACCTTCCTTTGTGACTCAGTGTACACACATTGAATCGTGCGGTCCCATCCGGGGGACATGCATCTTTTCGACACAAGGCGTTGCACGAATTATCGGGTCTTCACCCGATGCCTGCACCTCGCGTGACGCTGTACGCTGGGCCTGCTGGGAGGTGATATCGTGAAACGATACCCGACTTTGGAGTTTCTCATTAGAATGCGGAGCGTGATCGCCTGGCTCGTTGGCGGGTTCTTTGCCATTGCTGGCATTTATACGTGGTCTGCGGGTCCTGTTCCGGAATACGAGGGCCAAAATCCAGGATGGGTAGGACTGGAACTGATCGTTATTGGTGCGCTAGCGTGGATTGCCGTCAGGTCCGCGATCGAGATCCTCGAAGTCCTAATGAACATCGAACGAAACATCCGGTTCCTAGCGAACACCGCGACGGAGAAGGACCAGCCTGTGCTGACGACCGAACGAAAGACCGCGTAATCAGGGGCCTTAAGGCCCTATCGGCTGGACATCTGGCAACGGAGTGCTTCGAGCTTTCCGCTGAGCGCGACAGGGTTTCTCGCCGCGTCGAGCATGCGAAGCACCGCCGGCAAAGAAGCCATGCGGTCACGACAGCGTTGGCGACCGTCCTCAAGGGACTCGGACCAGATGCGCGTGCCTCCCCGCAGCACTTCGGCCAGCAGGGGCCGGGCACCCGCAGGCGCCGGCTCATCGTGGAGGGCGATCACGTCCTCGACCATTTGACCATCCCGGCTCACTCGCCAGACCTGCTTCCGCCCGGGAAGGGTGACTTTGCCAGTGCTGCGCTTGATCCGGTAGCCTCGGGTATCCTCCACGAGCTTGTACACGCCCCCCAACGCGGGAGCGTCATACGACACCCCCATCTCGGTGCCGACCCCGAACATATCGATCGGAGCGTTCGCGTCCAGGAGATCGCGGATCTTGTCTTCGTTGAGATCCCCGCTGGCGAGGATTCGCACGCTCGGGAAGCCGGCATCGTCGAGAATCCGCCGGACCTTGTGGCTGAGATCCGCGAGGTCGCCGCTGTCGAGGCGGACACCGCGGAGGCGGTGACCCCGGGCCTGCAGCTCCGCGGCCACGATCGCAGCGTTTCGGGCGCCCTGCACCGTATCGTAGGTATCGATGAGGAGCAGGCAATGCTCAGGGAAGTGCCGCGCGTACGCCCGGAACGCCTCGAGTTCGTCGTCAAAGGACATCACGTAAGAGTGCGCCATCGTGCCGGAAACGGGGATGCCATACGCCATACCGGCGAGCACGTTTGAGGTACCGGCGCACCCCGCCAGATAGGAGCACCGGGCGACCTTCATGGCAGCGTCGGTGCCGTGATCTCGCCGCGGCGAGAAGTCCACGACCGAGCGGCCGCGCGCGGCGAGCACGATGCGGGCGGCTTTGCTCGCGACCATCGTTTGGAAGTTGATCTGATTCAGCAGGAAGGTTTCCACGATCTGAGCGTCGATGCGGGGGGCGGTGATCTCCAACAACGGTTCCGGAGGAAAGACCACTTCGCCCTCCGGGATCGCCCGCACGTCCCCGGTGAACGTGAACGTGCGGAGATACCTCAAGAACGCCTCGTCGAACAGGTGCAGCGTGCGCAGGTAGGCGATCGCTCCATCGGAGAAACGCACCCGTTCGAGATAGGTCAGGACCGTGTCGAGCCCGGCGCTCACAAGAAAGCCGCGTCGCGGCGGAAGGCTCCGCACGAACAGGTCGAACGTGGAGGGCTCGTTCCGCCCACCCCGGAGATAGCTCCGCGCCATCGTCAGCTCGTACAGATCGGTGAGCAGGGCCATCGTCTGTTCGGTCACGAAACCCGATGCGGGAGCGATCAGCGGTTCCTTGCTCGATGACAGGGTCAACCCCCCTCCTCCTGCCTTTCGGCGAGATGGTGGTCGAACCACTCCCTCGCCAGCCGGGCGACCTCCTCGAGCGCGCCGGGTTCCTCGAATAGGTGGGTCGCTCCCGGTACGACCGCCAAGGCCTTCTCCACGCACAGTGCCTCAAGCGCCTTCTTGTTCAAGTCGAGGACGGCGAAGTCATGCCCTCCCACGATCAGGAGCGTGGGCGCCATCACCTGAGGGAGAAAGGACCAGGCGAGATCCGGGCGGCCACCCCGCGAGACCACAGCGTGGACGGCGGCGGCCCGCCGGCTGGCGGCGACGAGGGCGGCCCCTGCCCCCGTGCTGGCGCCGAAATAGCCAATTGGCAGGGCGCGCGTCTCCGGGTGTGCCAGGAGCCAGTCGGTGATCGCCACAAGGCGATCCCCGAGCAGATCGATGTCGAACCGGAGATATCCTGTGGCCGCGTCCGCCGCTTCCTCCTCCGCCGTGAGGAGGTCGATCAGGAAGGTGCCAAGGTGGCCTTCGCGGAGGAGCTCGGCCACGAAGCGGTTGCGCAGACTGTGGCGGCTGCTCCCGCTCCCGTGGGCGAACAACACGATGCCCCCGGCGTCCCTGGGAATGCCGAGATCGCCCTCGAGGCCTACCGAGCGGGTCCGGACTTCGACACGTCGGCCTTCCCCGTGAGATCTAAACGTCGAGGTCGTCATTTGGTCAGGGCCGGCGGAGGGCCGGTCGAGTCGAGTGCGCGGTTCGCGTTCTCATCCCTTGATGACCGCGAGCGGCCGGAGGCGGGCGACCGACCGGGTCAGACCCGCGCCATTGCTGACCCGGACCACGTCCGCCACATCCTTGTACGCCTCGGAGGCCTCCTCAGCGAGGAGTTCCCGGCTCTTGACCCGCACGAGGATGCCTTGCCGGCCGAGCGCGTCCACGATGTCCACGCCCTTAAGGAGGCGCTTGGCCGCGCCGCGGCTCAGCAACCGGCCGGCCCCGTGGGGGGTCGACCCGAACGCCTCCGCGAGGGCTGTCTGGGTACCAACCAGCACGTACGAATACCGACCCATGTCGCCGGGGACGAACACCGGGTGGCCAACGTCCCGGTAGTCGGCGGGGACATCGGGGTGCCCGGCGGGGAAGCCCCTGGTGGCGCCCTTGCGGTGTACGCAGAGCCGCATGCGCGCGCCGTCGACCGCGTGCTCCTCCATCTTGGCCATGTTGTGCGCCACGTCGTAGACGATGTCGAGACCGATCGAATCGGCGCTCCGGCGGAGGACCTCCTCGAAGCTCTCTCGGACCCAGTGGGTAATGACCTGCCGGTTCGCGAAGGCGAAGTTCGCGGCGGCGGCCATGGCGCCGAGATAGGCCTGGCCCTCGGCGGCGGCCAGGGGGACGCAGGCGAGCTGGCGATCGGGAACGATGATGCCATAATGAGCAAGGGCGCGCCCGCTCACGGTGAGATAATCGTCGCACACCTGGTGCCCGAGCCCGCGAGACCCACAGTGGATCATGACCGTGATCTGGCCGGGGTGGTGGAGGCCGAAGATCGCCGCCGTCGAGGAGTCAAAGATCTCATCGACCCGCTGAACCTCGAGAAAGTGGTTGCCGGAGCCGAGGGTCCCGAGCTGATCATGGCCCCGGGCCAGGGCCTTCTGGCTTACCTCCTGTGGCTGCGCCCCCGGGATCCGCCCCCCCGACTCGATGCGCCGGAGATCGCCCGGTCGCCCGTACCCCCGCCGCACGGCCCATTCCGCGCCCCCCTTCAGGAGCTCGAGGAGCTCGGGGAGGCTGAGTCGCAGCCGGCCGTGGGCACCGACCCCGGCGGGGATGTCGTCAAACAGCCGGTCGACCAGCGCCCCGAGGTGCGGGCGGATCTCGTCTTCGACGAGCCGGGTGGACAGGAGCCGGACGCCGCAGTTGATGTCGTAGCCCACCGCCCCTGGGGAGACGACCCCATCGTCGAGGCGCATCGCCGCAATTCCGCCGATGGGAAAGCCGTAGCCCCAATGGATGTCGGGCATCGCGATCGCCCAGCGCACAATGCCCGGGAGCGTGGCCGCGTTGGCGACCTGCTCGAGGGCCTGATCCTCCTCGATCTGCGGGAGGAGAAATTCGTCCGCGTAGATGAGCCCGGGCACCCGCATCCCCGGCCTGTAATCGACGGGAATCTCCCACCGGTACGCGTCGAGCCGCTTCAACGCACGCGTCGCTTGGGCCACGGCTATCACCTCGCAGGCTTGCCCTCTACGGTATCACTATAGTGAAGGCCGACGGTCCCCGGCATCGGTTGGAGCACCTATTTTGGGCCACCTACCGGATTTCAGGGACATCGACAATCGGCTCTCGACCTGATCCGCGCGAGACCTTTCTCAGGCGATATTAACGGATGGCTCTCGCAGGAGCCTGGCCTCCGTTCCTGTTTGAGCCGCCCGGACTTACGTTATCGGCGCCATTGAGAAAGGCAATCTTCGATCCGATTTATGCTCGCCAACGGTTCCACGCTCATCGCGGCAGAGGCCGGCTTGGGCCGCCTGCTCGCGCTTCGCGATGTGCAATTGTATCTCGCCGGCGCGGCGCTTTCTCTTTTTGGCGACACGACGCTCTATCTCGCCGCCGCGGTGTGGGTCAAGACCCTTACCGGCAGCAACGGCGCCGCAGGACTCATCTTCTTCCTTCTCGGCGTCCCGTCGCTCTGTGCCCCGACCGGAAGGCAAACTTGGTTCAACGAAGTCGGTAGATGGAATCAAGCATCGCCGATTCGATTGCCAAGTCGGATATCGGCATCGCCGATCACGTCGATTCAAAGTTCCGAACTGATACCGAACCTACCCGAGCATAGCGAACGCGCACGTTTCGGGCGACCTCGACGCACAACCGTACAAGGGGTATTCCGTCGAATCCGAGAACCGCAGAGTCCGATTCTACAGGTTCACGGTGATCGGCGGCCTCAGCCTCGACGAGGCCCTGACGAAGCGGGAGTAGATCAACCAGGTCATGCGCGCCAAGCTCGACGAGGTTACCGAGCGGTGGGGGGTCAAGGTAACCACCGTGGAGATCCGTGAGATCACCCCGCCGAAGGACGTCCAGGATGCGATGACGCGGCAGATGTCCGCCGAACGGAGCCCCGGCCCGACGGCGGCCGCCGAGACACCACGAGGGCCCCGGGACGATATCCCGGGGCCCCGCCGTGACTGGGGAGCAACGGCGGCGCGTACCGCGCCAGGTGCCGATCGCTGGTTGAGATCTACAGGGACATCCGTCAGGTCGGCTGCTGATGACACAAGGAGGTTCCTATGCTGTTCAGTGAAAAGATGAACGCGGCGATAAACGGACAGATCGGTCGCGAGGTCGCGGCGTCGCTCGAGTACGTCTCCATCGCATCTGGCTTTGCCTCCGAGGGCCTGACTGAACTGGCCAAACATTTCTACCGCCAGGCCGAAGAGGAGCGCGATCACGCGATGCGCTTCGTGAAGTACGTGGTGGACGCGGGGGGCAAAGCGGCCCTCCCGACCATTCCCGCCCCCAAGAGCGCGTTTGCGGGCGCCGAGGAAGCCGTGAGAAACTCGCCCTCGTCTTCGATCGTCCCCCGGCGCGCCACATCCAACGCCAGTTCGGAGTCACGGGAGCCTGCCGGGCCGCCCCGGGGTACTTCCTCACCCAACGGGGACACGCCGCTGCCGAGCGGCAATCTCCTTATCACCGAGATCGGCCGACGGAGCGCGGCAGAACTCGACATGAAGACCGGTCTGATCCTCTACCGGGGTCCCCTTCACGTCACCTACCCCTCGGACACTCAGTTGACCCGGGACGGTCACTACCTCGTCGTGGATTACAGCCGCCCCGGCAAGGTCGTCGTGGTCACGCAGGCGGGACAGGTGCTCTGGTCGTACGGCCCCACACGAGGCCCCGGCCGGCTGGACCATCCGTCCCTGGCCATCGAGCTCCCGAACGGGAATCTTCTGCTCAACGATGACGCGAATCATCGAGTGATCGTCCTCAGCCGGCGCACCAAACAGATCCTGTGGCAGTACGGCGTCACGGGAAAATCGGGCCGGGCACCCTGGTATCTCAACGATCCTGACGGCGTGGATGTAAAGCCGCCGGCCTTCGGGCGCTGACGGTGGGCGCGTCGCCTGCGAGCCATCACTTCCGTGGAAGACGCATCGGGCGGGTGCCATTGCCCACCCTGTTTCGCGACATCATCCTCCGTGCGTCAGGTGATCCCCGGCTCGAACGAGTCATGCGGAGGTACGGCATGCGGCTGGGCGCAGCGCGGTTTGTCGCTGGGGAGGATCTGGACGCCTGCATGGCGGTCCTCCGACGATTGAACGAGCGCGGGTTGCTCACCAATTCGCTCGCACCAAATCGGCTCGACCACCGGTATCTGATCGAGGATGTCCCGTATGGACTCGTCGCGCTTGCTGAATTGGCCCAGGTAGCGGATGTTGCTACGCCGCCTATGAAGAGCTTGGTCTCTATTTCTTCAGTGTTAGCTTCTCGTAACTTCTGGGTTGAAGGACGGACACTCGATAAGATGGGGCTTAGTGGCATCGCCGCTAAGATAACCCGAACTGACGTGCGCCAGGTAGATGCGTGAACGATTTCCATTGACGTCGGCTCGTGCAATACCGGCGCTTGCGGCGGTTGCCACGACGGCGTTCAATCAGCAGCGTCGCCAGGGCGACCTGCGTTGGGGGGAGTTCTGCCCAGTCCGGTTTGGTGAGCACGACCCCGGGATTCGCGCGCTGGGTAGCCGCAAAGCTGAGCTCCGCATCCACAAGCGCGATCGAGACGCGGGCGACGCGTGGGAAGAGCTTGGCTGGCGACAGTTGCTCGGGCGTGAGGCCATGCATCTCCGCGATGCGCGCTTGCGCCACGCGCATCGCCGCATAGACCACGGCCGCCGCATACACCTGTTGGGCGACCCCGCGCGGGCTGGCGAGGTAGAAGTGGTGCAGATCGAGGACCTCTTTCAGCTCAAAGAACAAGCGCTCCACCTGCCATCGAAGACGGTAGCACATCAGCGCCTCCTCCGCCCGCAGCCGCGTGGGCTCTAGGACGGTGGTCAGCAGATCCAGCGCTTCCCGGCGCGCCCGCCAGCGGATATGCCGCATCCGTTGGGGCGGGGCGGTTTGGCCCGAGCCGACCATCACGAGGCGCTCGGTGAGCGTTCCCCACCCCGATGGACGCGCCGCAGCATCTTCACCGGCTGCACTTTCACCTGCCGGTTCAAGCGGCACACCAGTTGGTGTTGCGAGAGCGCCGCGATGAAGACCACCGAGGCGTAGAGGCGATCCGCCACGAGCAGCGTCCCCGGCGGGATCTGCGCGAGCAGCTCCTGGGCCCGCCGCAGTTCGCTCCGGGCCGCATCGGCACAGAACGCGATCTGGCGCGGGAGGCCGCGGAAGAGATCGTAGAGGACCAGCAGACACCCGGGCAGGAGCGGCGAGCGGACATCCCAGGTCAACTTGAGGCGATGAGCCACCTGATCCAGGCGCGAGCCATCCAGGACCCACACCTCGGGGAAGCGCTCCCGCAACCCGCTCACGGCTGCCGCATAGAGCGGGCGGGCATCCGCCATCAGCTGCGCGATGAACGCCTCGTACAAGGCCTGGAAGAAATGGGGCCGCAACCGCTCCGCCCGTTGGAAGAAGGCCTCGGGCGAGGTGCGGGCCGCCGGCCCCAGGGTGGGGAACATCCTCCCGCCCTCTTGGAGCGCCTGGGTCAGGGAGCGCGGAGCCGTAAGGATCACGGTGGTCCAGAACTGGGCCAGGGCCGCCAGCGTCCAGCGGCGCTGGCGTTCCCGATTGCGGACCCGCTGGAACACTGTGTGGCATAAGGCGGCGGTCAGATGCGTGTGCAGGAGCTGGACGGTGCCGGCGAGACTGACCCGAACGGCGGGGGCGGCGACGGGGGCGGCAGACATGACTGCTCACCTCGCTGCTGCGACTGTGGGTGCGATTGGTAGTCCGATTCCGGCTGTGTCAGGGGTTAATTCGACGCGCGGGTCAAATTATCTTAGCGGCGCTGGGGCTTAGTGGGCTATCGGTGGAAAGAGATCCGAGGCCGGGTTCTCTGAGTTGGTTAGTGGATCTCGCTTATGGACGATTCCTAAGTCGCCGGCGAACGTAACCTGGATCGACGAACTTCCCGGAACGGATCCAGAGGTTGTGTGTTTGACTACAGGGCGGATTCCTGCTGTGTCTGATCACCGTGCTTCACTGTTCCGAACAGCGACAGACCAAAATTCAAATATCGTGGGCGCTTAATGTTCCGGTCGCTGTTCCGTCGTACTGTCCAAGCCGCCGCCCTGCTTGCGTGTCCCGGCTATCCTACCCGACCCAGGTTGCCGAATGGGGCGGGGACCGCAGATACGATACAAATCCAGCCCCCGCTACCAGAATTACCAGTAAGTCCAGGAGGGCCTTCTCTAAACGGAGGAGGCCTTCCACGTTTCCACGGAGTTCTGCGACCAGTCCCTCAGAAGTCGGCCGAAGGACGATCTCTCCGAGGAGATCCCGTAGAAGGCCTCTGGAGCGGCTTACATCGCGTCGCAGGACCTCATCGAGCTCCTGGAGCTTGTTCTGGATCATCTCCGGTAAGACGGTGCCTACCAGGGCGTCTGTGGGCGGAGGTACCTGGAGGCGGCGCTCAAGGTGTCCCGGCGGCCCACGCAAAGGCCCGTTCGGTCCTTCTGAACCCCCCGATACTCTTAGTGTGAGCAGGCACTGCTATCGCTATCAGGCGTCTGCGCTCGTGGCGCTGTTGAACGCAGTCAGCGCCAATAGAAGTTGCCGTCGTCGAAGACGAGTAGGAACTCGCAACCGTCCCCCTCGAGTCCCTGGATCGAGTGCGGGATGCCGGCGGGAAAGTTCCGGTGGTCGCCCTCGTCGACATCGTCCTGGAAGGCGCAACCGTTCGCGTCAATGGCGAGGCTGGGTGGGAAGTCTGGCCCTCCCCGATCCTCGGCATCAGCAAACTCGAGGGCCAACGCCAACGCGGTTCCTCGGCCCCGCTCTGCACGTTAACATCTGTTAATACGCGCGATAACCCTCCCTTAACCAGGCTGCGCTGGTCCCGCCTCATCATGGAGGGGACACCGGTCCCGGCGCAGCGTGCACGACCCCCAAGTCGGAATCCAGGAAGGGACGCCCGCGCAGGGTGAACGGGAGGAATCCAACGATCAAGCGCAACACTGGAATGAATGGGACGGAGTCCCGTGATGGACTCCGGATGAAGATCTCTTCGTGATTTCTTCACTCGATTTTCACTGAGAACATTTACCATGCGGGTGGTTGCTATTGATCCCGGATACTCGAGCCGGGCGATCGTGCGGATGCCCGGCACACCCCGGCACGTGAAAGGAGCACACAGTATGTGCACATGGACAGGGTTGATATGCCTGCCGCGGTGCGGCGGCGCGCTTCGGCGCCGCGCGGGTCTCTTGGCGCTGGCGGGCCTTTTCGCCGCATGGATGCCGCTCGGCGGGGCGCTCTCGGCCGGGCCCGCCCCGGCGGGTGTGGAGCGGTTCGTGATCGACTCGTCAGCGTCGCAGGCGCTGTACCACGTCGGCGAGACTTTCTTCAATCGGAACAATCAGTTCAAAGTCGCGGTCGGGATCACGCACGGGATCCAGGGCCAGATCCTGATCGATCGGGCCCACCCGTCGCAGAGCCGGATCGGCCAGATCACCGTGGACATCAGTCAGCTCACTTCGGACAGCCGCCGCCGCGACCGGGAGATTCGAAGCCAGTGGCTCGAGTCCGCGCGGTACCCGACCGCGGTGTTCACTCCGACTGCGATCGACGGCCTGCCGGCTGCCTACGTGGACGGCCGCGCGATCTCCATCCGGATCGCTGGCAACCTCGAGGTCCATGGGGTCACCAAGCCGGTCACCTTCACAGGCACGGTCACGCTCAACGGACAGATGCTGACCGGCGACGCCACCACGAACGTCCTGATGACCGACTTCGGATTCGATCCGCCGTCCCTCCTGGGGTTTCTCCAGGCGCAGAACCAGGTGGAACTGGAGATTCAGTTTACTGCGCAGCGCGCGCCGTAGCGGGCATACCTCCGGTACATGCGGGGTGAGACGAGGAAGTCTCAGGATAAACCTGCTGGGGAAGTTGGTTCACTCGCGGTTCGCGTGGTAGCACGGCGCCCTCGCGGCGTCGGCCCTCGTGATGATGCTGCTGGCCCAGGTGGTCCCCGCCAGGGCGGCCGACGGGTCGCTCGTCGTGTCGGCGCTCCAGGTGCTCGAACGGGACCATGCGGAGCCGGTGCATCCGGTCGACCTCCTAAACGCGGCGCTCGCGACCGTGCGGACGCCCACCCATTAGAGCGCCGCGATCCTGCCGGACATCCGGAGCGCGGCAGGATGCGGGCACATTGGAGTCGCAGAAATCTTGATATCGGAGATTCCGGCTAATATCCTGGTCACGTCGGCTGATGCCGTGATGAATTTGAGAGGGAGGAGGGACGTTGCCGTTGCAATTCAACTGGCGCGTTGAGCTGCATCCGGTCCTGGCGCATTTTCCCATTGCGCTGTTGTTTCTGGCCTTTCTTCTCGACGGGATCGGCTGGGTGTGGAAGTCACAATCCCCCCGCATCGCTGCGTTCTACTGTCTGGTAGCGGGCGCCGTTGGCACAGTGTTGACCGTGATGAGCGGTTTACTGACTCCAGAGGCACGTGAGCGTGAGGGGGAGGCACTGCGGGGGGCTCCCCTCAGCCTACGCAGCTTTTTTAGCGGGCGCCTCGTGGAGGTGCACAAGCACTGGGGGTATGTCTTGCTTGCCCTGGTCGTGCTGTGGCTCGCCGCGCGTGTTCTGGCTCAGGTTCGTCCCCCGCGCTGGCAGGGTCTTGCGATGAGCATTAGCGTGCTTGTGATGATCGCACTTATTATGACCGGCTATTACGGTGGGGATCTTGTCTATGGGCGGCGTGGACGTGGGCGCGGCCAGATGGCCCCTTCCCCCCGCGTTGAAGGGGCACACGTCTTGTCGCTGGAAGGTGGTGTCAGCCCAACGGATTTCCCATAACGGGGTGGGCCTACCGCCTTTCCAGCGCCTTCAGCATTCACCAAGCCCGGCATGACGTTCCGGTCTTCGCCTTCGAATAGATCTCCTGCCGCTTGGCTGACGGGCCAAAGCAACATCGCGCTTAACACCTGCTAACATCTCCAATAACCTTCCCCTAACCACAGCCCGCCAGCCCGACCGTATCATGGGAGCGCGGACACCAAACGTGCCCAGAAGGGCACGGAGGGGTCCATAATCCGGTGAGCCGTGGTGCTCGCCACCGTCATCCTCGGAGGGACCCGATGAACAAGCCCACGAACAAACCGACAAAAACGCGGAGGAGATGGCTGAAGGGGAGTCTTGCGGCCGCCTCGCTGCTCGCCACGCTCTCGGGGTGGAAAGTGCTGGCCGGGGCAGACCAGCCGGCGCACCCCGCCGCCGGCGTCGCTGTGCAGATGGCGGATTCGTCACCGGTTCCATCGGTCACCGCTCCCCAAGACTCCGGTCGCGTGGTCCTCTTCCGCGGGTCGAACGGACAGATGTATCTTCTCCCGCTCTCAGAAGCCGATCCGGCTCCTCTCCCGCAGGTTGACCCTTCTGCCCCGCCGCCCATTGCGCGGACACACTCCTCTCGCTAGTGAGTCATGGGACGGATGATGCACAGCGCGGATCGGAACCTGCACGAAGCCACGTTCCGTGCCATGGGATGCCAGATGGCACTGGTGGTCGCCACCGAGGATGCCCAGGCGGCCGCGGTTCACCTGGCCGCCGCCCGCTCTCTCATTGACGGTTTAGAGGATCGCCTCAGCCGGTTTCGGACGACCAGTGAATTGAGCCACCTCAACGCCCACCCCGCGCGCTCCATGCCGGTCAGCGAGGATCTGTGGGAGGTGCTGCAGCTCGCCATCGACGGTGCCAGGCGCACCGGCGGCCTGTACGATCCAACCATCCTGGACGCCTTGGAATCCGTGGGCTACGATCGTCCGTTCCAGGAAATGCGGGGGGAGAACGGGCCCCTTCGTAGGCTGACGTCCCGCCCCGATTCGTGGCGAGAGATCCGGCTTGATTCTCGAGCACGCACTGTGACCCTCCCATCAGGGGCGCGTTTGGACTTTGGCGGGATCGCGAAGGCGTGGACGGCCGAGCGGGCGGCAACGTCGCTGTCTGCGCTGGGGCCCTGCCTTGTGGACGCTGGCGGCGACATCGCGACCCGAGGCGCTCCGCCGGGCCGGCCGGGATGGCCTATTGGGGTGGCCGATCCCCGGCATCCTGACCGAGACTTGACCACCTTGGTGGTGGCGCATCGCGGTGTGGCGACCTCGGGGGTCGATTTCCGGCGCTGGCGTCGAGATGGCACCGTATACCACCATATCATCGATCCTCGGACGCATCTTCCGGCACGAACCGACCTTTGGTCAGTGACGGTTGTCGCCGCGAACGCCCGGGAGGCGAACCTGCACGCTATTACGGCCCTCATCCTGGGCTCGAAGGAAGGGCTCCGGTACCTGGCCGCGCAGTACGATATTGAAGGGCTCGCCGTAGACCAGGAGGGTGGCGTGCGCACAACGCCCGGATTCTGCCGCCAGGTGTGGTCGAAGTGGATTGCAGGAGGAGTCACCGATGGATGATCAAGAAAAACTGGTATCGGGTCCGAGGATGAGCACCGCTGCCCTGATTGTGCTTGGAGGCGTACTGAGTGGTCTTGCAGCGCTCGTGGTCCTTTCACACTGGCTGCCGGTCTTCACCGCCTCGCTCGCGGGCCGCCAGCCGAAGGCGTACTGGGAGCTCACTCGGGCATCGGGCATGACCGCGTACGCGCTGTTGTGGTTGTCAATCGTGCTGGGATTGTCGCTGTCCGGCAAGGTCTCGCGGGTCTGGCCGGGAGGACCGACCGCCGCCGATCTACACCAGTTCGCCAGTCTGCTTGCCCTGGCGTTCGCAACCTTTCATGGCCTGATCCTCTTGGGGGATCGGTACATCGGATACACCCCGGCTCAGATCCTCCTGCCTTTCGCCAGAAGCAGCTACCGCCCACTGTGGGTGGGGATGGGACAGGTCGCATTCTATCTTGCCGCTAT encodes the following:
- a CDS encoding dienelactone hydrolase family protein; its protein translation is MTTSTFRSHGEGRRVEVRTRSVGLEGDLGIPRDAGGIVLFAHGSGSSRHSLRNRFVAELLREGHLGTFLIDLLTAEEEAADAATGYLRFDIDLLGDRLVAITDWLLAHPETRALPIGYFGASTGAGAALVAASRRAAAVHAVVSRGGRPDLAWSFLPQVMAPTLLIVGGHDFAVLDLNKKALEALCVEKALAVVPGATHLFEEPGALEEVARLAREWFDHHLAERQEEGG
- a CDS encoding ferritin-like domain-containing protein, whose product is MLFSEKMNAAINGQIGREVAASLEYVSIASGFASEGLTELAKHFYRQAEEERDHAMRFVKYVVDAGGKAALPTIPAPKSAFAGAEEAVRNSPSSSIVPRRATSNASSESREPAGPPRGTSSPNGDTPLPSGNLLITEIGRRSAAELDMKTGLILYRGPLHVTYPSDTQLTRDGHYLVVDYSRPGKVVVVTQAGQVLWSYGPTRGPGRLDHPSLAIELPNGNLLLNDDANHRVIVLSRRTKQILWQYGVTGKSGRAPWYLNDPDGVDVKPPAFGR
- a CDS encoding DUF2231 domain-containing protein is translated as MPLQFNWRVELHPVLAHFPIALLFLAFLLDGIGWVWKSQSPRIAAFYCLVAGAVGTVLTVMSGLLTPEAREREGEALRGAPLSLRSFFSGRLVEVHKHWGYVLLALVVLWLAARVLAQVRPPRWQGLAMSISVLVMIALIMTGYYGGDLVYGRRGRGRGQMAPSPRVEGAHVLSLEGGVSPTDFP
- a CDS encoding transposase, encoding MVGSGQTAPPQRMRHIRWRARREALDLLTTVLEPTRLRAEEALMCYRLRWQVERLFFELKEVLDLHHFYLASPRGVAQQVYAAAVVYAAMRVAQARIAEMHGLTPEQLSPAKLFPRVARVSIALVDAELSFAATQRANPGVVLTKPDWAELPPTQVALATLLIERRRGNRRKRRYCTSRRQWKSFTHLPGARQFGLS
- a CDS encoding FAD:protein FMN transferase: MGRMMHSADRNLHEATFRAMGCQMALVVATEDAQAAAVHLAAARSLIDGLEDRLSRFRTTSELSHLNAHPARSMPVSEDLWEVLQLAIDGARRTGGLYDPTILDALESVGYDRPFQEMRGENGPLRRLTSRPDSWREIRLDSRARTVTLPSGARLDFGGIAKAWTAERAATSLSALGPCLVDAGGDIATRGAPPGRPGWPIGVADPRHPDRDLTTLVVAHRGVATSGVDFRRWRRDGTVYHHIIDPRTHLPARTDLWSVTVVAANAREANLHAITALILGSKEGLRYLAAQYDIEGLAVDQEGGVRTTPGFCRQVWSKWIAGGVTDG
- a CDS encoding RtcB family protein; this translates as MAQATRALKRLDAYRWEIPVDYRPGMRVPGLIYADEFLLPQIEEDQALEQVANAATLPGIVRWAIAMPDIHWGYGFPIGGIAAMRLDDGVVSPGAVGYDINCGVRLLSTRLVEDEIRPHLGALVDRLFDDIPAGVGAHGRLRLSLPELLELLKGGAEWAVRRGYGRPGDLRRIESGGRIPGAQPQEVSQKALARGHDQLGTLGSGNHFLEVQRVDEIFDSSTAAIFGLHHPGQITVMIHCGSRGLGHQVCDDYLTVSGRALAHYGIIVPDRQLACVPLAAAEGQAYLGAMAAAANFAFANRQVITHWVRESFEEVLRRSADSIGLDIVYDVAHNMAKMEEHAVDGARMRLCVHRKGATRGFPAGHPDVPADYRDVGHPVFVPGDMGRYSYVLVGTQTALAEAFGSTPHGAGRLLSRGAAKRLLKGVDIVDALGRQGILVRVKSRELLAEEASEAYKDVADVVRVSNGAGLTRSVARLRPLAVIKG
- a CDS encoding nicotinate phosphoribosyltransferase, producing MTLSSSKEPLIAPASGFVTEQTMALLTDLYELTMARSYLRGGRNEPSTFDLFVRSLPPRRGFLVSAGLDTVLTYLERVRFSDGAIAYLRTLHLFDEAFLRYLRTFTFTGDVRAIPEGEVVFPPEPLLEITAPRIDAQIVETFLLNQINFQTMVASKAARIVLAARGRSVVDFSPRRDHGTDAAMKVARCSYLAGCAGTSNVLAGMAYGIPVSGTMAHSYVMSFDDELEAFRAYARHFPEHCLLLIDTYDTVQGARNAAIVAAELQARGHRLRGVRLDSGDLADLSHKVRRILDDAGFPSVRILASGDLNEDKIRDLLDANAPIDMFGVGTEMGVSYDAPALGGVYKLVEDTRGYRIKRSTGKVTLPGRKQVWRVSRDGQMVEDVIALHDEPAPAGARPLLAEVLRGGTRIWSESLEDGRQRCRDRMASLPAVLRMLDAARNPVALSGKLEALRCQMSSR
- a CDS encoding NAD/NADP octopine/nopaline dehydrogenase family protein encodes the protein MRLGAARFVAGEDLDACMAVLRRLNERGLLTNSLAPNRLDHRYLIEDVPYGLVALAELAQVADVATPPMKSLVSISSVLASRNFWVEGRTLDKMGLSGIAAKITRTDVRQVDA
- a CDS encoding YceI family protein, with the protein product MCTWTGLICLPRCGGALRRRAGLLALAGLFAAWMPLGGALSAGPAPAGVERFVIDSSASQALYHVGETFFNRNNQFKVAVGITHGIQGQILIDRAHPSQSRIGQITVDISQLTSDSRRRDREIRSQWLESARYPTAVFTPTAIDGLPAAYVDGRAISIRIAGNLEVHGVTKPVTFTGTVTLNGQMLTGDATTNVLMTDFGFDPPSLLGFLQAQNQVELEIQFTAQRAP